A window of the Butyricimonas faecalis genome harbors these coding sequences:
- a CDS encoding TonB-dependent receptor, producing the protein MRCKLLILFFILLSSSALMADEHTHEAPAFKVQGIVTDEKGEGLPGASVWVKGTVVGAGTNAKGEFSFKLSSKNKCVLRVSFTGYEPQEREVTPGGDSLYRFVLTPSNNALNEVVITGTRTLKPLKDVPVLTRVISQEDIAQVNPLDLQSLLEYEMPGLQFGLAHGSGLPELKFQGSAGGYVLFMIDGERIAGEGSSNNIDYSLIDMDNVERIEIVKGPMSTLYGSQAMGGVVNIITKDANRPFTGNVSVRYGNNDESKYSLSLGTKQGRFSALTSLSYRKREAYALKDKEGQIEYSYYKDIYGRDSVVADTSKKGMSSVNGFEIWQANQKLSYTFNENFRISLNGTYYNNDVLEYVEQKEQDRFSNYSINPRVYYAINASHILDFSYVLENYEKRYVYTTSLPSKKVFGDFTNTVRLNYTGSIHEKHTLTAGIEVNTQKLQHYWFDNGSGKKFDAQTYVLYLQEDYKISNSFSMLAGVRSDCHSKYGFHASPKISLMYKYGVLTLRGGYGMGFRIPSLKELHSEYDMGGQGFFMIYGNEDLKPEISHQGTLSAEVTKGIFNGSVSGYYTRFFDEIALGLAPDGKNQQYYNADDATRTGVDVMAQFRFRNGLTLKGAYAYIDVHSEVDGHNMASDRPHSLTFTANYSKTFGKITLSAALNGRWMSSVETWYKNSAGGYVKNEYESRTFCSLNLGARFPRGFRFTAGIDNLFDFRDKNVTADQSVTLQRGIGFIGTLSVNIADLLKL; encoded by the coding sequence ATGAGGTGTAAATTATTGATATTGTTTTTTATTCTTTTGTCATCATCAGCGTTGATGGCTGATGAGCATACCCATGAGGCTCCTGCTTTTAAAGTGCAGGGGATTGTTACTGATGAGAAGGGCGAGGGATTGCCGGGAGCATCTGTGTGGGTAAAGGGAACGGTGGTCGGAGCCGGAACAAACGCTAAAGGAGAATTTTCTTTTAAGTTGTCATCGAAGAATAAGTGTGTGTTACGGGTGAGCTTCACGGGATATGAACCGCAGGAACGAGAGGTGACTCCTGGGGGTGACAGTTTGTATCGTTTTGTGTTGACACCGAGTAATAACGCGTTGAATGAAGTGGTGATCACGGGAACCCGTACGCTGAAACCGTTGAAGGATGTCCCGGTGCTTACCCGCGTGATTTCACAGGAAGATATAGCACAGGTAAACCCCTTGGATTTGCAAAGTTTACTGGAATATGAAATGCCGGGCTTACAGTTCGGGCTGGCCCACGGTTCTGGGTTACCGGAATTGAAATTCCAAGGATCTGCCGGGGGGTACGTGTTATTTATGATTGATGGAGAACGTATTGCCGGAGAGGGATCCAGTAATAATATTGATTATAGTTTGATTGATATGGATAATGTAGAACGTATTGAGATTGTCAAGGGACCGATGTCCACTCTTTACGGTTCTCAAGCAATGGGGGGTGTGGTAAATATTATTACGAAAGATGCGAATCGTCCTTTTACGGGCAACGTTTCCGTGCGCTATGGCAATAATGACGAGAGTAAATATTCTCTGTCTTTGGGAACCAAACAAGGACGTTTTTCTGCATTGACCTCTCTTTCCTACCGTAAACGGGAGGCTTATGCTTTAAAAGATAAAGAAGGGCAGATTGAGTATTCGTATTATAAAGATATATATGGGAGAGATTCTGTGGTTGCGGATACGTCGAAGAAAGGGATGTCCAGTGTGAACGGATTCGAGATCTGGCAGGCGAATCAGAAATTAAGCTACACGTTTAACGAGAATTTTCGAATCTCCTTGAATGGGACATATTACAATAACGACGTGCTGGAATACGTGGAGCAAAAAGAGCAGGATCGCTTTTCTAATTACAGTATAAACCCTCGGGTGTATTACGCTATAAATGCTTCTCATATATTAGATTTCTCGTATGTGCTAGAGAATTACGAGAAGCGTTACGTCTATACTACTTCGTTGCCTTCCAAAAAGGTTTTTGGAGATTTTACCAATACCGTTCGGTTGAATTATACCGGGAGCATACATGAAAAACATACCTTGACAGCCGGTATAGAAGTGAATACCCAGAAATTGCAACATTATTGGTTTGATAACGGCTCGGGAAAGAAATTTGACGCCCAGACGTATGTGTTGTACTTGCAGGAAGATTATAAGATAAGCAATTCGTTTAGCATGTTGGCAGGAGTTCGTTCGGATTGTCATTCAAAATACGGTTTTCATGCGAGTCCGAAGATTTCATTGATGTACAAATATGGTGTTTTGACATTACGCGGTGGCTACGGGATGGGATTTCGTATACCCTCCTTGAAAGAATTGCATAGTGAATATGACATGGGCGGACAGGGCTTTTTCATGATATACGGGAACGAAGATCTAAAGCCTGAAATCAGTCATCAGGGAACGCTGTCTGCAGAGGTAACAAAGGGAATCTTCAATGGCTCCGTGTCCGGATATTACACGAGATTTTTTGATGAAATTGCATTGGGATTGGCCCCGGACGGGAAAAATCAGCAGTATTATAATGCGGATGATGCAACGAGAACGGGGGTTGACGTGATGGCGCAATTCCGCTTTAGAAATGGGTTGACCTTAAAAGGAGCCTACGCTTATATTGACGTGCATTCCGAAGTGGATGGACATAATATGGCGAGTGACCGCCCGCATAGTTTGACTTTTACGGCAAATTATTCCAAGACGTTCGGGAAGATTACTTTGTCGGCAGCTTTAAACGGGCGGTGGATGTCTTCAGTGGAGACGTGGTACAAGAATAGTGCGGGCGGTTACGTGAAAAATGAATACGAGAGCCGGACCTTTTGTTCTTTGAATCTTGGCGCTCGTTTCCCGAGAGGTTTTCGTTTCACGGCAGGTATTGATAACTTGTTTGACTTCAGAGATAAAAACGTGACAGCCGATCAATCGGTGACCCTGCAGAGGGGAATCGGGTTTATCGGGACGTTGTCAGTGAATATAGCAGATTTATTAAAATTATGA